The nucleotide sequence GGCTGGAGTTCCAGAGTCAAGTTCGGGAGCATTGTGTCACTTACTCATCGCGGCTCGGGAGTTCAGTGGCCTGTCGCTGGGGATGGAGAATATCGTTGGCGATAATTTCTTCGATAATCGATCGCACGATGGGAGCAGTGACAGTCCCGCCAAAGGCACTGTCTCCCTGAGGATTGTCTGTCACAGCCAGGATGACGTATTGAGGCTCTAGGGCGGGGAAGTAGGCGATAAAGCTGGTAATCCGCTGACTTCGGGGTAAGTAGCCACTGCCGTCGGACTTTTGGGCCGTGCCGGTTTTGCCGCCGATTTGATAGCCCTCGATCGCCACATTGCTACCGCTGCCCCGTTCCACCACATCCAAGAGCATCTGCCGCACTGCAGCCGTTACCTCTGCCGACAGCACCCGTTCGGGCTGAGGCCGCTCGGGTTGCCACATTAGCTCGTCTGTATCGCGATCGACCAAGCCGCGCATCACATGGGGGGTGACTCGATAGCCTCCATTGGCGATCGCGGCATGGAGTTGCACCAGTTGGAGAGGCGTGACCGCAATCCCCTGGCCGAAGGCAGCCGTCGCCGCTTCGATCGGGTAATTCACCGTCGGGAAACGATCTTTGATGTAGCTAGACGGTTCTAGGGGAAAATCGACGCCACTGGGCTGTCCCAATCCCAAACTCAGTAAGCCCTCATAGAATGGCTCTCGTCCCAGGAGGTCCAGAATGCGCACCGTACCCACATTGCTAGATCGCTGCAAGACCTGACTGATGTCGAGCCAACCGGGAATTGCGGCGGGATTGTAATCGTAATTTTGAATGGTATGTCCCCCCACGGCCATCAGTCCCGTATCTTCCACGAGGGTGCCGGGTTGAATGGCATTGGCTTGCAGCGCGAGGGCGACCGAGATGGGCTTGAAGGTGGACCCCGGCTCGTAACGTTCGGCCACCGCCCAATTGCGATAGCGGCTGATGTCGTAGTCGTAGTAGTGGTTGGAATCGTAGGTGGGTTCGTCGACCAGCGCTAAGATTTCGCCTGTATGGGGATTCATCACAATCGCAGCCCCCCGTTCTGCTTCATATTCGGCCATACCTTTACGCAAGGCCGCCTGGGCTGCCCGCTGCAGGCGCATGTCCAGCGTCAATTGCACCACCTGTTCGTCCACCTGCAGGTTGCCATTGGCCGAGTGACTGGCTGCCTGTACCGCCCCCAGACCGTCCTGCCAGACCTCCACGGCGGCAGGAGGATCGAAGTCAATCTGCTCTTGCCACTTTAGCTCGATGCCAGCTAGTCCTTGCGGCTCCACCTCTCCTGCCGCGCCAGTAAAGCCAATGTGCCCCACCACCGCTGCTGCCACCTCGCCGTGGGGATAAACCCGCTGTCGGGAGGGTTGTAGGTCGAAACCACTCAGATCGAGATGGCGATCTCGTTGGGCTGCGTTAATGGCCTGTCGGAGTCGATGGGTCTGTGCTTCAGAGAGATCGCGTGCCGCGATCGACGGCCATTCGGCTGTAAAAATCTGGCGCAATTCCGCTCGGGGGCGATCCACAATCGGGGCGACGATCTCGGCCAAAATCTCCCCCGTTTCGGCCTGCTTGTATTGTTCGGGCCGAGCCCAAAGCGTATAAGTCGGTCGGTCGATCGCCAAAAATTCTGCCTCGTGGCGAGCTACGGAGCGGCGATCCACAATCGATCGCCGAAACACTGGCTGGCTCAGCAGCCGTCGCTGCTGTGCGATCGCTTGCTGTCGCCATACTTGCCGCTGAATTGCCTGCAACTGCACGAACCGCAGCCCCGCGATCGACATCCCAATAAAGAAGATCGATCCCGCGCACCACAACCGCCGCTGCAGCATGCGTTCGGAGGGGGGGGAGGGCGATGGCCGCCGATGGCGGGCTCGTCCGACCGATTGGCTTAGCCGGGATGGAGTCACAGGTGGAGAGAGGAATCAATCACTGAAGCCCAGTTTACTGACAGGATTTCAGTTCGGGTCATCCCCTCAATAGATTGCCAATGTTGCAGAGCGGGAGGAGATTCAGAGTACCCCTCGGCTACGCCGGAGAATCAATATCGACCGGAAATCCTGCCGGAAACTTGTTTTCTTCCCGCACCCGCTGCACTAATTCGGGAGAGATTGCAATCCCCAACCGCTCGCCCAAACTGCGCACAATATCTCCTTTATCGATCAACCCCGCGATCGCCCCTGTGGGCGATAGGACGGGAACGCGGGCGCGATCGCCGTTACGCATCAGACGAATCACTTCGGGAATGGATGCCTCTTCCGCAATACCTTCCAATTGGTCCATCGGGGTCAGAATGGCGTATAAGTTCTCGAGTTCCCATTGGCTGCGCTCGATCTGCCGCATTGCCTCTGGGTCCACCATGCCCTTATAGCGACCGTCGCAGTCGGCAAAAAACACCTCTCGCTCCTCGGCAGGAATCAAATAGCGATCGGCAAATTCTCGCAGCGTCAGGGCCACATCCACAACGCGAAAATTCCGCCGCATGGCATCCCGTGCCATTAACTGAGTCAGCACCTGTTGGAGTTGTAGGTACTGACTGTATCGCCGCGCGCTGTTGAGGATAAATAGCCCAATGAAGCCAATCCACAGTCCTGCAAAAGAGCTTTCGGCGAATCCCAGCAGCAGACCGAGCCCGATCGTGCCCCACCCCACAATTTGCCCCGATCGCGCCGCCCATTTCATGCCCGTGTGGCGATCGCCCGTCACCCCCCACACAACAGCCTTGAGAATTTGACCGCCATCGAGGGGCAAGCCGGGAATGAGGTTGAATAGCGCAATGATGAGATTGGCTCCAGCAATATTTGAGACCCACACGCCCAGACCCGATGTCTCGGGGACTAAGCGAGACAATTGCACCAGTTTGAGCGCTAAGAATAGGGCAAAGCTGAGTAGAGGACCGGCGATCGCCACCCGAAACGCGGCCCAGGGGTTATCTGACTCCCGCTCGATGGTGGCCATGCCGCCAAAAATGAACAGCGTAATCGATGTGACGGAAATCCCTTGGGCTCGGGCGGCCAAACTGTGGGCGAGTTCGTGGGCCAAGACCGAACCAAACAAGCCTAAGGATGTTGCCAGACCGACTGCCAATGCTGTGGGAAGATTCCAGGATGAGTTGAAATTTAACAGATTGAAGGCATAAGACAGCGTCAGCAATCCGGCGATCGCAAACCAGGTGTAGTTGATGTAAAAGGGAATCCCAAATAGGTTTCCAACTCTGAGACCACCTCTCATGACAGTTCCTTTCAACAGTACAGCGGCTAGTCGGCGGCAGGACAACGGGGGAAGCTAGGGACCGGCGAGAGGAACTAGCGAGTCGGTTGCCACAGTTTATCTTCACCCTACCTCGTTCTTTCCACGGTTCGCGGCCTACTTAATCCAATGTATAGTGAACGCCTCTCTGGGTCAGCTCAGCTCGCAAGCCTAGCATGGGAGATATCCTCGATCGGTCGAGCGATCGCCAGATGTTTAGTTTGCCGAGGCGCGATAGGGAGGCACAATCGCGATAGAGCAGCTCCGAGAGAGGAAACAGCCGCTGTGTTCAAGCAGTTCAAACGACATTTGCGCAATAGTTTAGAGGCAGCCAGTTTTTTGCGATCGCTCGAACGAGTGGTAGGCATCGCCAGCCGGATCTTAGCGCTTTCGCTAGTGGTGGTGATTTTTGTCGCTGCCATTCAGTTAGGCATTTCGATTCTGGCAGAACTGATCGCGCCCCCCTACGGTCAGTTCGAGACGGACTTATTCAAGATTTTTGGGCTGATTCTCGATGTTCTGATTGCCATCGAACTGCTGGAGAATGTGACTTTTTACTTAAAACGGAATGTTTTTCAGGTGGAACTGGTGATTGTAACGGCACTCATCGCCGTTGCCCGTAAAATTATCATCCTAGATTTTTCTGCTACCCCCGGTCTCAAACTGATTGGCTTGGGGCTCGCGATCGTCGCCCTAGCCACAAGTTACTGGTTGGTCAAGCAACCCATAAAAAATAATTCCCCTCCGGCTTAAAGTCTCGTCTGGCTTAAAGCCTCATCTGGCTTAAAGTCTCATCTGGCCCAAAGTCCCATCTGGACAGTTTGGGCCTTTGACCTATGGTCGCTTGATTGTTAGTCAAACGGTTCTAGGAGCGTTTGAAAACGACAGATAAGTTGTTGGCAGGCATGGCCTCGGTTCGAGCCAACTGCAAGCCGCGATCGCCTGCCGCCCGCACCACATCTTCCAAATCCCGCACCCCCCACTCGGGATCTTGCGATCGCAAACTTGCATCGAATGCCGCATTACTCGCAGCCGTATGTTTCCCCTCCCGTTTGAACGGCCCGTACAAATACAGCAGTCCTTCTGGCGGCAAAATCCTCGCTGCCCCTGCCATTAGCCCCAAACAAGCTTTCCAAGGGGCGATGTGAATCATATTGATATTGACGATCGCCACAATATCCCGCCAGTCTGCTGGGAACTCCTCCCGCTCTACCGGCCAGACTGCTGCGCAGGCATCTAAGGCCAGTGGAGGGTAGAGACTTTGGGCTTGCGAGTGCGATCGCCAAGCCGCAATGCTCGATCGGGCGATCGGATTGGGGTCCGAGGGAATCCACTGGAGGGGCTGCAACTGAGGGGCAAAAAAGGCTGCATGTTCTCCCGTGCCGCTAGACACTTCCAGCACTGTTCCGGTCGCGGGCAAGATGTCCGAAAGAATCTGCAAGATCGGCTCGCGATTGCGCAATGTCGCGGGGGCGTACTGCCGAGCATCTCTCACTTGGGGATTTTCATTCACAGCCATTCCATTCTCATCCCGTAAGTTTTCTAACGTGTTGGGCATATACAAAAATACCCAGTAGGACACAAACCCACTGGGTATTAAATTGTAGACAATCTTTTGAGCCAGAGCCTAAACAGGGGGTTTCAGCCCCCAAAACTCACCTAAGTTAGACTTTCTCAACCATGCTTTTCGTTCGAGATAGGTCATTCCAGTCTCTACACCTGCTCTAACTCGATCGAGAGTCAGGCAATTGTCATAAGCTTCCCCATCAGCCGCCGAAGCCCACTCCCCTAAAGTTTCCGAGACAGCTTCGAGGTCATCCCAAGCGAGGTCGGGCAACTTGCGCAACACGACCCGTTCCCCCTCAAGTTCGAACTGAACTCGATCGCCCGCACGAATCCCTAAAGCTTCGCGAATGGATTGCGGTATGGTGGTCTGATACTTTGCGGTCACTTTTGAAATGGGCGCAGCTTTTCGAGACATAGCAGCTATGTTGGCACGTGGTTAGCACCATCGTACTGGATTGTATTCTTACGGTATTACGGTGGTTGCAGTATCGTTATGAATCGCTGCACAGTCTGGCGTTTTTAAGCGTGGCAGTTTGAGATGCTGAATCGCGATCGCATTCGAGCCGTTGTGTTCGACCTGGATGGGCTGATGTTGAACACCGAGCCCATTTATCGCTTGGCTTGGCAGCGGGCGGTG is from Synechococcus sp. PCC 7336 and encodes:
- a CDS encoding penicillin-binding protein 2, encoding MTPSRLSQSVGRARHRRPSPSPPSERMLQRRLWCAGSIFFIGMSIAGLRFVQLQAIQRQVWRQQAIAQQRRLLSQPVFRRSIVDRRSVARHEAEFLAIDRPTYTLWARPEQYKQAETGEILAEIVAPIVDRPRAELRQIFTAEWPSIAARDLSEAQTHRLRQAINAAQRDRHLDLSGFDLQPSRQRVYPHGEVAAAVVGHIGFTGAAGEVEPQGLAGIELKWQEQIDFDPPAAVEVWQDGLGAVQAASHSANGNLQVDEQVVQLTLDMRLQRAAQAALRKGMAEYEAERGAAIVMNPHTGEILALVDEPTYDSNHYYDYDISRYRNWAVAERYEPGSTFKPISVALALQANAIQPGTLVEDTGLMAVGGHTIQNYDYNPAAIPGWLDISQVLQRSSNVGTVRILDLLGREPFYEGLLSLGLGQPSGVDFPLEPSSYIKDRFPTVNYPIEAATAAFGQGIAVTPLQLVQLHAAIANGGYRVTPHVMRGLVDRDTDELMWQPERPQPERVLSAEVTAAVRQMLLDVVERGSGSNVAIEGYQIGGKTGTAQKSDGSGYLPRSQRITSFIAYFPALEPQYVILAVTDNPQGDSAFGGTVTAPIVRSIIEEIIANDILHPQRQATELPSRDE
- a CDS encoding site-2 protease family protein translates to MRGGLRVGNLFGIPFYINYTWFAIAGLLTLSYAFNLLNFNSSWNLPTALAVGLATSLGLFGSVLAHELAHSLAARAQGISVTSITLFIFGGMATIERESDNPWAAFRVAIAGPLLSFALFLALKLVQLSRLVPETSGLGVWVSNIAGANLIIALFNLIPGLPLDGGQILKAVVWGVTGDRHTGMKWAARSGQIVGWGTIGLGLLLGFAESSFAGLWIGFIGLFILNSARRYSQYLQLQQVLTQLMARDAMRRNFRVVDVALTLREFADRYLIPAEEREVFFADCDGRYKGMVDPEAMRQIERSQWELENLYAILTPMDQLEGIAEEASIPEVIRLMRNGDRARVPVLSPTGAIAGLIDKGDIVRSLGERLGIAISPELVQRVREENKFPAGFPVDIDSPA
- a CDS encoding phosphate-starvation-inducible PsiE family protein; amino-acid sequence: MFKQFKRHLRNSLEAASFLRSLERVVGIASRILALSLVVVIFVAAIQLGISILAELIAPPYGQFETDLFKIFGLILDVLIAIELLENVTFYLKRNVFQVELVIVTALIAVARKIIILDFSATPGLKLIGLGLAIVALATSYWLVKQPIKNNSPPA
- a CDS encoding DUF938 domain-containing protein, which codes for MAVNENPQVRDARQYAPATLRNREPILQILSDILPATGTVLEVSSGTGEHAAFFAPQLQPLQWIPSDPNPIARSSIAAWRSHSQAQSLYPPLALDACAAVWPVEREEFPADWRDIVAIVNINMIHIAPWKACLGLMAGAARILPPEGLLYLYGPFKREGKHTAASNAAFDASLRSQDPEWGVRDLEDVVRAAGDRGLQLARTEAMPANNLSVVFKRS
- a CDS encoding AbrB/MazE/SpoVT family DNA-binding domain-containing protein, with protein sequence MTAKYQTTIPQSIREALGIRAGDRVQFELEGERVVLRKLPDLAWDDLEAVSETLGEWASAADGEAYDNCLTLDRVRAGVETGMTYLERKAWLRKSNLGEFWGLKPPV